The following coding sequences lie in one Syngnathus scovelli strain Florida chromosome 1, RoL_Ssco_1.2, whole genome shotgun sequence genomic window:
- the sema4f gene encoding semaphorin-4F isoform X3: MYQLYGPTFPRVAWCKRDPVLSRREFGAVANFSTLLLDPASGLLFLGARDTIVALDTNKLNEPVRTVVWDVPQESRKTCMAKGKTEGECRNYIVLLELHSDGRHIYACGTHAFDPKCAYLEISSLTLRRDADGQVIVEMGRKKVPFDPRKRHTAVMIGDVLYAATSINFRGTEFDITRATGPEQKQVRSEQNVQWLDEPDFVSSAAVALSADNNETGEDDRIYFFFNEAAQEYNFYSKVRVPRVARVCRSDVGGLRTLQQHWTTFLKAELVCEDKVRHRRFDVLVDVFTLRHSPGEAGTTHFYGLFTTQWEPEWSAVCVFSVSDIVAAMNGPFRKGSDKSDALAPAGLPRPGQCVNNALKAHGFDSSLKMPDNLLAYVRNHPLVQQSVNAAPLLVRKGAAYTKLAVTLIGRREGQREEALLHLGTDSGELHQVAVLGENATLLREIPLFEATEPVNNILLYQGWVVVGSPLSLARIQAQECALYLSCELCTRFRQLGCEWDVGKEGCVRSAAVPDHGVKTEEAVRKCDYQEAERCSPPIKELRVSLGLRVVLPCAQLSPRPCSWEHPRNSLTKQRHPDLEVTVTKDGLGSYICACQEGQMREHTPCRRAAYHLTLEDPGTAGALSGCTRHVVAFYVLVFFAGSLFGAMLLHFASGRCEGMRRDSPVSAPLQPGSRLTDERNGIAAAEASRVRKRGNGGCLGDGLSAPPAGDKGRNASASYANYSILSADVPDRPTAPGEGEGPEGGAGGVVGLGWDGWGPE, from the exons ATGTATCAACTCTATGGGCCGACTTTCCCACGGGTCGCTTGGTGCAAACGTG ACCCAGTTTTAAGTCGCCGAGAGTTTGGGGCTGTGGCCAACTTCAGCACGTTGCTGCTGGATCCCGCGTCGGGTCTCCTCTTCCTGGGCGCCAGGGACACCATCGTGGCGCTGGACACCAACAAGCTGAACGAGCCCGTCCGCACG gtggtgtggGACGTGCCGCAAGAGAGCAGGAAGACTTGTATGGCCAAGGGAAAGACTGAG GGTGAATGCCGTAACTACATCGTGCTGTTAGAGTTGCACTCCGATGGGCGCCACATCTACGCGTGTGGCACGCATGCCTTTGACCCAAAGTGTGCCTAcctg GAGATCTCCTCCCTCACCCTGCGGAGGGATGCCGATGGCCAGGTGATTGTGGAGATGGGGAGGAAGAAGGTCCCCTTTGACCCCAGGAAGCGACACACAGCCGTCATGATAG GCGACGTGTTGTACGCCGCCACCTCCATCAACTTCCGCGGGACGGAGTTTGATATCACCCGGGCGACGGGTCCGGAGCAGAAGCAGGTCCGAAGTGAGCAGAACGTGCAATGGCTTGACG AACCCGACTTTGTGAGCTCGGCCGCGGTGGCGCTGTCGGCCGACAATAACGAGACGGGAGAGGACGACAGGATCTACTTCTTTTTCAACGAGGCGGCCCAGGAGTACAACTTCTATTCCAAAGTCCGGGTGCCCAGGGTGGCACGCGTGTGCAGG TCTGACGTGGGAGGTCTCCGGACGCTGCAGCAGCATTGGACCACCTTTCTCAAGgcggagctggtgtgcgaggacaAAGTCCGACATCGGCGCTTTGACGTCCTGGTGGACGTTTTCACCTTGCGGCATTCTCCTGGAGAAGCCGGAACGACGCACTTCTATGGACTCTTCACCACACAGTG GGAACCCGAGTGGTCAGCGGTGTGTGTTTTCAGCGTGTCGGACATCGTCGCGGCGATGAACGGCCCGTTTAGAAAAGGCAGCGACAAAAGCGACGCGCTCGCACCGGCGGGCTTGCCGAGGCCTGGCCAG TGTGTGAACAATGCGCTGAAGGCACACGGCTTTGACTCCTCCCTCAAAATGCCCGACAACCTGTTGGCATACGTGAGGAATCACCCCCTCGTGCAGCAGAGTGTCAACGCGGCGCCCCTGCTGGTCAGAAAGGGGGCGGCGTACACCAAACTGGCCGTCACGCTGATCGGCCGCAGAGAGGGCCAGAGAGAAGAGGCCTTGCTCCACCTGGGAACAG ACTCTGGGGAGCTCCATCAGGTGGCAGTCTTGGGCGAGAATGCCACTTTACTCCGTGAAATTCCCTTATTTGAGGCCACGGAGCCGGTCAACAATATTTTGCTGTACCAA GGTTGGGTTGTGGTGGGCAGCCCGCTGTCTCTGGCGCGCATCCAGGCGCAAGAATGCGCGCTCTATTTAAGCTGCGAATTGTGCACCCGATTCCGTCAACTGGGCTGCGAGTGGGACGTCGGCAAGGAAGGCTGCGTTCGCTCCGCAGCGGT gcccGATCATGGAGTTAAAACGGAAGAAGCCGTGAGAAAATGTGACTACCAGGAAG CAGAGCGCTGTTCGCCGCCCATCAAGGAGTTGCGTGTTTCGCTGGGTCTGCGTGTGGTGTTGCCTTGCGCCCAGCTGTCTCCCAGGCCCTGCAGCTGGGAGCACCCTCGCAACAGTCTCACCAAGCAGCGGCACCCTGACTTGGAGGTGACCGTCACCAAAGACGGACTGGGAAGTTACATCTGTGCCTGCCAG GAAGGACAAATGCGTGAGCACACCCCTTGCCGTCGAGCGGCCTATCATCTGACGCTGGAGGACCCCGGCACCGCGGGAGCCCTGTCGGGATGCACTCGTCACGTGGTGGCCTTCTATGTCCTCGTTTTCTTCGCCGGCTCGCTGTTCGGGGCGATGCTCCTCCACTTTGCCAGTGGTCGGTGTGAGGGCATGAGGCGGGACTCGCCGGTCTCCGCCCCCCTGCAGCCGGGCTCCCGTTTGACAGATGAACGCAACGGGATCGCAGCCGCCGAAGCCAGCCGAGTCCGGAAGCGGGGAAACGGCGGCTGCCTTGGCGACGGTTTGAGCGCCCCGCCGGCTGGCGACAAAGGCAGAAATGCGAGCGCCTCGTACGCTAACTACAGCATTTTATCTGCGGACGTTCCGGACCGACCGACCGCCCCCGGGGAGGGAGAGGGTCCCGAGGGGGGGGCGGGCGGAGTCGTCGGATTAGGCTGGGATGGATGGGGGCCTGAGTGA
- the sema4f gene encoding semaphorin-4F isoform X2, translating into MTSAGVMFACLPVCCLLLGTSRAATLSGLQYPVLSRREFGAVANFSTLLLDPASGLLFLGARDTIVALDTNKLNEPVRTVVWDVPQESRKTCMAKGKTEGECRNYIVLLELHSDGRHIYACGTHAFDPKCAYLEISSLTLRRDADGQVIVEMGRKKVPFDPRKRHTAVMIGDVLYAATSINFRGTEFDITRATGPEQKQVRSEQNVQWLDEPDFVSSAAVALSADNNETGEDDRIYFFFNEAAQEYNFYSKVRVPRVARVCRSDVGGLRTLQQHWTTFLKAELVCEDKVRHRRFDVLVDVFTLRHSPGEAGTTHFYGLFTTQWEPEWSAVCVFSVSDIVAAMNGPFRKGSDKSDALAPAGLPRPGQCVNNALKAHGFDSSLKMPDNLLAYVRNHPLVQQSVNAAPLLVRKGAAYTKLAVTLIGRREGQREEALLHLGTDSGELHQVAVLGENATLLREIPLFEATEPVNNILLYQGWVVVGSPLSLARIQAQECALYLSCELCTRFRQLGCEWDVGKEGCVRSAAVPDHGVKTEEAVRKCDYQEERCSPPIKELRVSLGLRVVLPCAQLSPRPCSWEHPRNSLTKQRHPDLEVTVTKDGLGSYICACQEGQMREHTPCRRAAYHLTLEDPGTAGALSGCTRHVVAFYVLVFFAGSLFGAMLLHFASGRCEGMRRDSPVSAPLQPGSRLTDERNGIAAAEASRVRKRGNGGCLGDGLSAPPAGDKGRNASASYANYSILSADVPDRPTAPGEGEGPEGGAGGVVGLGWDGWGPE; encoded by the exons ACCCAGTTTTAAGTCGCCGAGAGTTTGGGGCTGTGGCCAACTTCAGCACGTTGCTGCTGGATCCCGCGTCGGGTCTCCTCTTCCTGGGCGCCAGGGACACCATCGTGGCGCTGGACACCAACAAGCTGAACGAGCCCGTCCGCACG gtggtgtggGACGTGCCGCAAGAGAGCAGGAAGACTTGTATGGCCAAGGGAAAGACTGAG GGTGAATGCCGTAACTACATCGTGCTGTTAGAGTTGCACTCCGATGGGCGCCACATCTACGCGTGTGGCACGCATGCCTTTGACCCAAAGTGTGCCTAcctg GAGATCTCCTCCCTCACCCTGCGGAGGGATGCCGATGGCCAGGTGATTGTGGAGATGGGGAGGAAGAAGGTCCCCTTTGACCCCAGGAAGCGACACACAGCCGTCATGATAG GCGACGTGTTGTACGCCGCCACCTCCATCAACTTCCGCGGGACGGAGTTTGATATCACCCGGGCGACGGGTCCGGAGCAGAAGCAGGTCCGAAGTGAGCAGAACGTGCAATGGCTTGACG AACCCGACTTTGTGAGCTCGGCCGCGGTGGCGCTGTCGGCCGACAATAACGAGACGGGAGAGGACGACAGGATCTACTTCTTTTTCAACGAGGCGGCCCAGGAGTACAACTTCTATTCCAAAGTCCGGGTGCCCAGGGTGGCACGCGTGTGCAGG TCTGACGTGGGAGGTCTCCGGACGCTGCAGCAGCATTGGACCACCTTTCTCAAGgcggagctggtgtgcgaggacaAAGTCCGACATCGGCGCTTTGACGTCCTGGTGGACGTTTTCACCTTGCGGCATTCTCCTGGAGAAGCCGGAACGACGCACTTCTATGGACTCTTCACCACACAGTG GGAACCCGAGTGGTCAGCGGTGTGTGTTTTCAGCGTGTCGGACATCGTCGCGGCGATGAACGGCCCGTTTAGAAAAGGCAGCGACAAAAGCGACGCGCTCGCACCGGCGGGCTTGCCGAGGCCTGGCCAG TGTGTGAACAATGCGCTGAAGGCACACGGCTTTGACTCCTCCCTCAAAATGCCCGACAACCTGTTGGCATACGTGAGGAATCACCCCCTCGTGCAGCAGAGTGTCAACGCGGCGCCCCTGCTGGTCAGAAAGGGGGCGGCGTACACCAAACTGGCCGTCACGCTGATCGGCCGCAGAGAGGGCCAGAGAGAAGAGGCCTTGCTCCACCTGGGAACAG ACTCTGGGGAGCTCCATCAGGTGGCAGTCTTGGGCGAGAATGCCACTTTACTCCGTGAAATTCCCTTATTTGAGGCCACGGAGCCGGTCAACAATATTTTGCTGTACCAA GGTTGGGTTGTGGTGGGCAGCCCGCTGTCTCTGGCGCGCATCCAGGCGCAAGAATGCGCGCTCTATTTAAGCTGCGAATTGTGCACCCGATTCCGTCAACTGGGCTGCGAGTGGGACGTCGGCAAGGAAGGCTGCGTTCGCTCCGCAGCGGT gcccGATCATGGAGTTAAAACGGAAGAAGCCGTGAGAAAATGTGACTACCAGGAAG AGCGCTGTTCGCCGCCCATCAAGGAGTTGCGTGTTTCGCTGGGTCTGCGTGTGGTGTTGCCTTGCGCCCAGCTGTCTCCCAGGCCCTGCAGCTGGGAGCACCCTCGCAACAGTCTCACCAAGCAGCGGCACCCTGACTTGGAGGTGACCGTCACCAAAGACGGACTGGGAAGTTACATCTGTGCCTGCCAG GAAGGACAAATGCGTGAGCACACCCCTTGCCGTCGAGCGGCCTATCATCTGACGCTGGAGGACCCCGGCACCGCGGGAGCCCTGTCGGGATGCACTCGTCACGTGGTGGCCTTCTATGTCCTCGTTTTCTTCGCCGGCTCGCTGTTCGGGGCGATGCTCCTCCACTTTGCCAGTGGTCGGTGTGAGGGCATGAGGCGGGACTCGCCGGTCTCCGCCCCCCTGCAGCCGGGCTCCCGTTTGACAGATGAACGCAACGGGATCGCAGCCGCCGAAGCCAGCCGAGTCCGGAAGCGGGGAAACGGCGGCTGCCTTGGCGACGGTTTGAGCGCCCCGCCGGCTGGCGACAAAGGCAGAAATGCGAGCGCCTCGTACGCTAACTACAGCATTTTATCTGCGGACGTTCCGGACCGACCGACCGCCCCCGGGGAGGGAGAGGGTCCCGAGGGGGGGGCGGGCGGAGTCGTCGGATTAGGCTGGGATGGATGGGGGCCTGAGTGA
- the sema4f gene encoding semaphorin-4F isoform X1 produces the protein MTSAGVMFACLPVCCLLLGTSRAATLSGLQYPVLSRREFGAVANFSTLLLDPASGLLFLGARDTIVALDTNKLNEPVRTVVWDVPQESRKTCMAKGKTEGECRNYIVLLELHSDGRHIYACGTHAFDPKCAYLEISSLTLRRDADGQVIVEMGRKKVPFDPRKRHTAVMIGDVLYAATSINFRGTEFDITRATGPEQKQVRSEQNVQWLDEPDFVSSAAVALSADNNETGEDDRIYFFFNEAAQEYNFYSKVRVPRVARVCRSDVGGLRTLQQHWTTFLKAELVCEDKVRHRRFDVLVDVFTLRHSPGEAGTTHFYGLFTTQWEPEWSAVCVFSVSDIVAAMNGPFRKGSDKSDALAPAGLPRPGQCVNNALKAHGFDSSLKMPDNLLAYVRNHPLVQQSVNAAPLLVRKGAAYTKLAVTLIGRREGQREEALLHLGTDSGELHQVAVLGENATLLREIPLFEATEPVNNILLYQGWVVVGSPLSLARIQAQECALYLSCELCTRFRQLGCEWDVGKEGCVRSAAVPDHGVKTEEAVRKCDYQEAERCSPPIKELRVSLGLRVVLPCAQLSPRPCSWEHPRNSLTKQRHPDLEVTVTKDGLGSYICACQEGQMREHTPCRRAAYHLTLEDPGTAGALSGCTRHVVAFYVLVFFAGSLFGAMLLHFASGRCEGMRRDSPVSAPLQPGSRLTDERNGIAAAEASRVRKRGNGGCLGDGLSAPPAGDKGRNASASYANYSILSADVPDRPTAPGEGEGPEGGAGGVVGLGWDGWGPE, from the exons ACCCAGTTTTAAGTCGCCGAGAGTTTGGGGCTGTGGCCAACTTCAGCACGTTGCTGCTGGATCCCGCGTCGGGTCTCCTCTTCCTGGGCGCCAGGGACACCATCGTGGCGCTGGACACCAACAAGCTGAACGAGCCCGTCCGCACG gtggtgtggGACGTGCCGCAAGAGAGCAGGAAGACTTGTATGGCCAAGGGAAAGACTGAG GGTGAATGCCGTAACTACATCGTGCTGTTAGAGTTGCACTCCGATGGGCGCCACATCTACGCGTGTGGCACGCATGCCTTTGACCCAAAGTGTGCCTAcctg GAGATCTCCTCCCTCACCCTGCGGAGGGATGCCGATGGCCAGGTGATTGTGGAGATGGGGAGGAAGAAGGTCCCCTTTGACCCCAGGAAGCGACACACAGCCGTCATGATAG GCGACGTGTTGTACGCCGCCACCTCCATCAACTTCCGCGGGACGGAGTTTGATATCACCCGGGCGACGGGTCCGGAGCAGAAGCAGGTCCGAAGTGAGCAGAACGTGCAATGGCTTGACG AACCCGACTTTGTGAGCTCGGCCGCGGTGGCGCTGTCGGCCGACAATAACGAGACGGGAGAGGACGACAGGATCTACTTCTTTTTCAACGAGGCGGCCCAGGAGTACAACTTCTATTCCAAAGTCCGGGTGCCCAGGGTGGCACGCGTGTGCAGG TCTGACGTGGGAGGTCTCCGGACGCTGCAGCAGCATTGGACCACCTTTCTCAAGgcggagctggtgtgcgaggacaAAGTCCGACATCGGCGCTTTGACGTCCTGGTGGACGTTTTCACCTTGCGGCATTCTCCTGGAGAAGCCGGAACGACGCACTTCTATGGACTCTTCACCACACAGTG GGAACCCGAGTGGTCAGCGGTGTGTGTTTTCAGCGTGTCGGACATCGTCGCGGCGATGAACGGCCCGTTTAGAAAAGGCAGCGACAAAAGCGACGCGCTCGCACCGGCGGGCTTGCCGAGGCCTGGCCAG TGTGTGAACAATGCGCTGAAGGCACACGGCTTTGACTCCTCCCTCAAAATGCCCGACAACCTGTTGGCATACGTGAGGAATCACCCCCTCGTGCAGCAGAGTGTCAACGCGGCGCCCCTGCTGGTCAGAAAGGGGGCGGCGTACACCAAACTGGCCGTCACGCTGATCGGCCGCAGAGAGGGCCAGAGAGAAGAGGCCTTGCTCCACCTGGGAACAG ACTCTGGGGAGCTCCATCAGGTGGCAGTCTTGGGCGAGAATGCCACTTTACTCCGTGAAATTCCCTTATTTGAGGCCACGGAGCCGGTCAACAATATTTTGCTGTACCAA GGTTGGGTTGTGGTGGGCAGCCCGCTGTCTCTGGCGCGCATCCAGGCGCAAGAATGCGCGCTCTATTTAAGCTGCGAATTGTGCACCCGATTCCGTCAACTGGGCTGCGAGTGGGACGTCGGCAAGGAAGGCTGCGTTCGCTCCGCAGCGGT gcccGATCATGGAGTTAAAACGGAAGAAGCCGTGAGAAAATGTGACTACCAGGAAG CAGAGCGCTGTTCGCCGCCCATCAAGGAGTTGCGTGTTTCGCTGGGTCTGCGTGTGGTGTTGCCTTGCGCCCAGCTGTCTCCCAGGCCCTGCAGCTGGGAGCACCCTCGCAACAGTCTCACCAAGCAGCGGCACCCTGACTTGGAGGTGACCGTCACCAAAGACGGACTGGGAAGTTACATCTGTGCCTGCCAG GAAGGACAAATGCGTGAGCACACCCCTTGCCGTCGAGCGGCCTATCATCTGACGCTGGAGGACCCCGGCACCGCGGGAGCCCTGTCGGGATGCACTCGTCACGTGGTGGCCTTCTATGTCCTCGTTTTCTTCGCCGGCTCGCTGTTCGGGGCGATGCTCCTCCACTTTGCCAGTGGTCGGTGTGAGGGCATGAGGCGGGACTCGCCGGTCTCCGCCCCCCTGCAGCCGGGCTCCCGTTTGACAGATGAACGCAACGGGATCGCAGCCGCCGAAGCCAGCCGAGTCCGGAAGCGGGGAAACGGCGGCTGCCTTGGCGACGGTTTGAGCGCCCCGCCGGCTGGCGACAAAGGCAGAAATGCGAGCGCCTCGTACGCTAACTACAGCATTTTATCTGCGGACGTTCCGGACCGACCGACCGCCCCCGGGGAGGGAGAGGGTCCCGAGGGGGGGGCGGGCGGAGTCGTCGGATTAGGCTGGGATGGATGGGGGCCTGAGTGA
- the sema4f gene encoding semaphorin-4F isoform X4, with the protein MTSAGVMFACLPVCCLLLGTSRAATLSGLQYPVLSRREFGAVANFSTLLLDPASGLLFLGARDTIVALDTNKLNEPVRTVVWDVPQESRKTCMAKGKTEEISSLTLRRDADGQVIVEMGRKKVPFDPRKRHTAVMIGDVLYAATSINFRGTEFDITRATGPEQKQVRSEQNVQWLDEPDFVSSAAVALSADNNETGEDDRIYFFFNEAAQEYNFYSKVRVPRVARVCRSDVGGLRTLQQHWTTFLKAELVCEDKVRHRRFDVLVDVFTLRHSPGEAGTTHFYGLFTTQWEPEWSAVCVFSVSDIVAAMNGPFRKGSDKSDALAPAGLPRPGQCVNNALKAHGFDSSLKMPDNLLAYVRNHPLVQQSVNAAPLLVRKGAAYTKLAVTLIGRREGQREEALLHLGTDSGELHQVAVLGENATLLREIPLFEATEPVNNILLYQGWVVVGSPLSLARIQAQECALYLSCELCTRFRQLGCEWDVGKEGCVRSAAVPDHGVKTEEAVRKCDYQEAERCSPPIKELRVSLGLRVVLPCAQLSPRPCSWEHPRNSLTKQRHPDLEVTVTKDGLGSYICACQEGQMREHTPCRRAAYHLTLEDPGTAGALSGCTRHVVAFYVLVFFAGSLFGAMLLHFASGRCEGMRRDSPVSAPLQPGSRLTDERNGIAAAEASRVRKRGNGGCLGDGLSAPPAGDKGRNASASYANYSILSADVPDRPTAPGEGEGPEGGAGGVVGLGWDGWGPE; encoded by the exons ACCCAGTTTTAAGTCGCCGAGAGTTTGGGGCTGTGGCCAACTTCAGCACGTTGCTGCTGGATCCCGCGTCGGGTCTCCTCTTCCTGGGCGCCAGGGACACCATCGTGGCGCTGGACACCAACAAGCTGAACGAGCCCGTCCGCACG gtggtgtggGACGTGCCGCAAGAGAGCAGGAAGACTTGTATGGCCAAGGGAAAGACTGAG GAGATCTCCTCCCTCACCCTGCGGAGGGATGCCGATGGCCAGGTGATTGTGGAGATGGGGAGGAAGAAGGTCCCCTTTGACCCCAGGAAGCGACACACAGCCGTCATGATAG GCGACGTGTTGTACGCCGCCACCTCCATCAACTTCCGCGGGACGGAGTTTGATATCACCCGGGCGACGGGTCCGGAGCAGAAGCAGGTCCGAAGTGAGCAGAACGTGCAATGGCTTGACG AACCCGACTTTGTGAGCTCGGCCGCGGTGGCGCTGTCGGCCGACAATAACGAGACGGGAGAGGACGACAGGATCTACTTCTTTTTCAACGAGGCGGCCCAGGAGTACAACTTCTATTCCAAAGTCCGGGTGCCCAGGGTGGCACGCGTGTGCAGG TCTGACGTGGGAGGTCTCCGGACGCTGCAGCAGCATTGGACCACCTTTCTCAAGgcggagctggtgtgcgaggacaAAGTCCGACATCGGCGCTTTGACGTCCTGGTGGACGTTTTCACCTTGCGGCATTCTCCTGGAGAAGCCGGAACGACGCACTTCTATGGACTCTTCACCACACAGTG GGAACCCGAGTGGTCAGCGGTGTGTGTTTTCAGCGTGTCGGACATCGTCGCGGCGATGAACGGCCCGTTTAGAAAAGGCAGCGACAAAAGCGACGCGCTCGCACCGGCGGGCTTGCCGAGGCCTGGCCAG TGTGTGAACAATGCGCTGAAGGCACACGGCTTTGACTCCTCCCTCAAAATGCCCGACAACCTGTTGGCATACGTGAGGAATCACCCCCTCGTGCAGCAGAGTGTCAACGCGGCGCCCCTGCTGGTCAGAAAGGGGGCGGCGTACACCAAACTGGCCGTCACGCTGATCGGCCGCAGAGAGGGCCAGAGAGAAGAGGCCTTGCTCCACCTGGGAACAG ACTCTGGGGAGCTCCATCAGGTGGCAGTCTTGGGCGAGAATGCCACTTTACTCCGTGAAATTCCCTTATTTGAGGCCACGGAGCCGGTCAACAATATTTTGCTGTACCAA GGTTGGGTTGTGGTGGGCAGCCCGCTGTCTCTGGCGCGCATCCAGGCGCAAGAATGCGCGCTCTATTTAAGCTGCGAATTGTGCACCCGATTCCGTCAACTGGGCTGCGAGTGGGACGTCGGCAAGGAAGGCTGCGTTCGCTCCGCAGCGGT gcccGATCATGGAGTTAAAACGGAAGAAGCCGTGAGAAAATGTGACTACCAGGAAG CAGAGCGCTGTTCGCCGCCCATCAAGGAGTTGCGTGTTTCGCTGGGTCTGCGTGTGGTGTTGCCTTGCGCCCAGCTGTCTCCCAGGCCCTGCAGCTGGGAGCACCCTCGCAACAGTCTCACCAAGCAGCGGCACCCTGACTTGGAGGTGACCGTCACCAAAGACGGACTGGGAAGTTACATCTGTGCCTGCCAG GAAGGACAAATGCGTGAGCACACCCCTTGCCGTCGAGCGGCCTATCATCTGACGCTGGAGGACCCCGGCACCGCGGGAGCCCTGTCGGGATGCACTCGTCACGTGGTGGCCTTCTATGTCCTCGTTTTCTTCGCCGGCTCGCTGTTCGGGGCGATGCTCCTCCACTTTGCCAGTGGTCGGTGTGAGGGCATGAGGCGGGACTCGCCGGTCTCCGCCCCCCTGCAGCCGGGCTCCCGTTTGACAGATGAACGCAACGGGATCGCAGCCGCCGAAGCCAGCCGAGTCCGGAAGCGGGGAAACGGCGGCTGCCTTGGCGACGGTTTGAGCGCCCCGCCGGCTGGCGACAAAGGCAGAAATGCGAGCGCCTCGTACGCTAACTACAGCATTTTATCTGCGGACGTTCCGGACCGACCGACCGCCCCCGGGGAGGGAGAGGGTCCCGAGGGGGGGGCGGGCGGAGTCGTCGGATTAGGCTGGGATGGATGGGGGCCTGAGTGA
- the sema4f gene encoding semaphorin-4F isoform X5, whose amino-acid sequence MAKGKTEGECRNYIVLLELHSDGRHIYACGTHAFDPKCAYLEISSLTLRRDADGQVIVEMGRKKVPFDPRKRHTAVMIGDVLYAATSINFRGTEFDITRATGPEQKQVRSEQNVQWLDEPDFVSSAAVALSADNNETGEDDRIYFFFNEAAQEYNFYSKVRVPRVARVCRSDVGGLRTLQQHWTTFLKAELVCEDKVRHRRFDVLVDVFTLRHSPGEAGTTHFYGLFTTQWEPEWSAVCVFSVSDIVAAMNGPFRKGSDKSDALAPAGLPRPGQCVNNALKAHGFDSSLKMPDNLLAYVRNHPLVQQSVNAAPLLVRKGAAYTKLAVTLIGRREGQREEALLHLGTDSGELHQVAVLGENATLLREIPLFEATEPVNNILLYQGWVVVGSPLSLARIQAQECALYLSCELCTRFRQLGCEWDVGKEGCVRSAAVPDHGVKTEEAVRKCDYQEAERCSPPIKELRVSLGLRVVLPCAQLSPRPCSWEHPRNSLTKQRHPDLEVTVTKDGLGSYICACQEGQMREHTPCRRAAYHLTLEDPGTAGALSGCTRHVVAFYVLVFFAGSLFGAMLLHFASGRCEGMRRDSPVSAPLQPGSRLTDERNGIAAAEASRVRKRGNGGCLGDGLSAPPAGDKGRNASASYANYSILSADVPDRPTAPGEGEGPEGGAGGVVGLGWDGWGPE is encoded by the exons ATGGCCAAGGGAAAGACTGAG GGTGAATGCCGTAACTACATCGTGCTGTTAGAGTTGCACTCCGATGGGCGCCACATCTACGCGTGTGGCACGCATGCCTTTGACCCAAAGTGTGCCTAcctg GAGATCTCCTCCCTCACCCTGCGGAGGGATGCCGATGGCCAGGTGATTGTGGAGATGGGGAGGAAGAAGGTCCCCTTTGACCCCAGGAAGCGACACACAGCCGTCATGATAG GCGACGTGTTGTACGCCGCCACCTCCATCAACTTCCGCGGGACGGAGTTTGATATCACCCGGGCGACGGGTCCGGAGCAGAAGCAGGTCCGAAGTGAGCAGAACGTGCAATGGCTTGACG AACCCGACTTTGTGAGCTCGGCCGCGGTGGCGCTGTCGGCCGACAATAACGAGACGGGAGAGGACGACAGGATCTACTTCTTTTTCAACGAGGCGGCCCAGGAGTACAACTTCTATTCCAAAGTCCGGGTGCCCAGGGTGGCACGCGTGTGCAGG TCTGACGTGGGAGGTCTCCGGACGCTGCAGCAGCATTGGACCACCTTTCTCAAGgcggagctggtgtgcgaggacaAAGTCCGACATCGGCGCTTTGACGTCCTGGTGGACGTTTTCACCTTGCGGCATTCTCCTGGAGAAGCCGGAACGACGCACTTCTATGGACTCTTCACCACACAGTG GGAACCCGAGTGGTCAGCGGTGTGTGTTTTCAGCGTGTCGGACATCGTCGCGGCGATGAACGGCCCGTTTAGAAAAGGCAGCGACAAAAGCGACGCGCTCGCACCGGCGGGCTTGCCGAGGCCTGGCCAG TGTGTGAACAATGCGCTGAAGGCACACGGCTTTGACTCCTCCCTCAAAATGCCCGACAACCTGTTGGCATACGTGAGGAATCACCCCCTCGTGCAGCAGAGTGTCAACGCGGCGCCCCTGCTGGTCAGAAAGGGGGCGGCGTACACCAAACTGGCCGTCACGCTGATCGGCCGCAGAGAGGGCCAGAGAGAAGAGGCCTTGCTCCACCTGGGAACAG ACTCTGGGGAGCTCCATCAGGTGGCAGTCTTGGGCGAGAATGCCACTTTACTCCGTGAAATTCCCTTATTTGAGGCCACGGAGCCGGTCAACAATATTTTGCTGTACCAA GGTTGGGTTGTGGTGGGCAGCCCGCTGTCTCTGGCGCGCATCCAGGCGCAAGAATGCGCGCTCTATTTAAGCTGCGAATTGTGCACCCGATTCCGTCAACTGGGCTGCGAGTGGGACGTCGGCAAGGAAGGCTGCGTTCGCTCCGCAGCGGT gcccGATCATGGAGTTAAAACGGAAGAAGCCGTGAGAAAATGTGACTACCAGGAAG CAGAGCGCTGTTCGCCGCCCATCAAGGAGTTGCGTGTTTCGCTGGGTCTGCGTGTGGTGTTGCCTTGCGCCCAGCTGTCTCCCAGGCCCTGCAGCTGGGAGCACCCTCGCAACAGTCTCACCAAGCAGCGGCACCCTGACTTGGAGGTGACCGTCACCAAAGACGGACTGGGAAGTTACATCTGTGCCTGCCAG GAAGGACAAATGCGTGAGCACACCCCTTGCCGTCGAGCGGCCTATCATCTGACGCTGGAGGACCCCGGCACCGCGGGAGCCCTGTCGGGATGCACTCGTCACGTGGTGGCCTTCTATGTCCTCGTTTTCTTCGCCGGCTCGCTGTTCGGGGCGATGCTCCTCCACTTTGCCAGTGGTCGGTGTGAGGGCATGAGGCGGGACTCGCCGGTCTCCGCCCCCCTGCAGCCGGGCTCCCGTTTGACAGATGAACGCAACGGGATCGCAGCCGCCGAAGCCAGCCGAGTCCGGAAGCGGGGAAACGGCGGCTGCCTTGGCGACGGTTTGAGCGCCCCGCCGGCTGGCGACAAAGGCAGAAATGCGAGCGCCTCGTACGCTAACTACAGCATTTTATCTGCGGACGTTCCGGACCGACCGACCGCCCCCGGGGAGGGAGAGGGTCCCGAGGGGGGGGCGGGCGGAGTCGTCGGATTAGGCTGGGATGGATGGGGGCCTGAGTGA